The Raphanus sativus cultivar WK10039 chromosome 2, ASM80110v3, whole genome shotgun sequence DNA segment GAAGTCGTAGGTCTAGAATATATCTAATCTTAAATGTTCGAAATCGTTTTTGGAGAATCTTTATTGTCTCCACCACTATCGAAAAATTTGGTCATGCATCAACATTGGTTTCATAAGTTTTTTTCTctcatattaaatatatatataatataaaagaaacttcaaattttgtattttctattgTCACTACATATTTTCCCTAGGGACTTGATGCACTCCTCATTTTCACAACCTGAAAAACATTTGGTAATGTTGttgatgcagataaatatttggaatatttctatttatcttattatttattttataaattatttgataattattttaatgttttagggttttatggttttcttaGAATATATTACACCCAAAGGCAGTATTGAGTTTTTATTAACGTAATATGGCAGTTCTCACTAGTAGTGTAGTTTTCTTTGACCAAATAAACTTTTCTGTTAAAATCTAACTAAATAAGTGTCAACTATACtaattaaatctaatatatgttttcttagtTAGGAGACAAGACAAATGGGTCCCATATATCTTTTTTCGTTTCTTTCTCTTGAGttctttactttttcttttgtaaaataaatattggtTTTCCAGAACATATTTtccataaaataattttacaatcaACATCCTTATTATCTAATCTATCTTTTGAGATATGTCAAGGTATATCTCTAATGGTGTTATAATCATGATGTATAAAAACTCTTTCTCTCAATAGATACATTTCTGCGTCGAACTATAAGACGGGGATTCATAGTTTTTGCACTGATCTCGCCGTAGTTACTAAGAAAATGGCACTCAGCCGTGACGATTTGGAACAGATCGTTCAACAAATCAGAAACCAAAAATTGCTTTTGTTCACATTTTAAGATTAAAGCCATGAATAAGATTGAGAGCTATCACATTTGagtaaaaatacattaaaaaaaattgagaatgTAAAGAATCGTGAAAAATAGGCAAGATATGTGGAGATTAGGATTTCTGGTCGACAATGGCTAAGGAAGAAGATGAGgttgtttttgtaattttgcaGCATTATTTGATCGCGTGTACAATAATTCAGACTGTACATGCGTACACCTAATTTTGTATTATACATCAAAGTGATTGTGTACACATTTTTGGCTTTTTCGTAGGTTTTCTATCTAAATAACTAAGCCTATGCGACTTCATAtattcttgttcttcttcttcttttaacaCATAATTTTCACCGTGCACATAATTAGtgtatatttgaaaattatgtgTACATGTTTTACAGAATTTATTTGGTGTACAAATGAACTAATGTACATGTAAGCTAATATCACATGGtcagtaaaaattatatatacatgtttgatAATTATGTTACACGTTCGTAATTTTTTGGTACACATGTACGCTACAACTTTTTGATGATGTACTTCATatatgtgtacacatgtacTTCATATATGTGTACTTCATatatgtgtacacatgtacgctatcacatgtacacatgtactTCATATATGTGTGCACGTTGATGATTCTgacatacaattttttttaggttttccaTCTGAAGACCTACAATTCAAGCTTCTACGGCTTTTTGAATTCACGATAATGTTAACATAATGTAGATAGTGTTAGCACAATGTaaacattgtttttattatgtaCATTCGGATTCTTTTAGTCTTCccatgtacacatgtacactgaAAGTAAGTACACATCAATTTAGTCACCCAATGTACTCGTGTACACAACCACCTAACGTGTACAATATACATACTATATGTTATCTAATATATACATGTACACATTTATTTGAGATACATGTTAGATGTCCAACATGTTGTAAAGTTATGTATATTTGTTAGTGTACGTGTCTACATTAAAGGCTAGTGACGTACATGTGTAGTTATGTACAACAAATATGGTAGTGTACATTAAATTAAGAGGTTATTTCTTCAATTTGCAAAATTAAAATCGAATAGATTACTtccaaaaattttaaagatcCGTTCATGTAATCATGAAAAGTTTGGTCTGTACAATTAAAAAATGAGAAATCAAtttgaaaatgatatatttgtaaatcaGAAACTTTAGGGGCATTAATGAATATACCAAGAATCAAGGGACTATATGtgaaataaaactaataatggCAATTGTTGTTCATCGAGCTTTCGCGACAAAGGAGAGCTGCATCGGAGAAGTTCGAACCGGTCACGACTATCTTTGCAGCTCCGATAAGGTGATCTGATGGCGATGATAAAACAAGATACGCCACTGATTCGTGACTATTTTTGATGTATCTCTGTTTCATCACATATCTGGGAagcaaaaagagaaaaaaaaacagattaagcTTGCATTGATTTTTTAGATATGTAgatgtttaataaaaaaaataagttagtgatgaaaaaaagaaagagaaaatgaaattataatgatcaaaataatgatttgtaaaaagaaaaaaaatgtgattCAAAGAATAAAAGAAGGAAGTAACCAAACAATTTTCtcaaaagtaataaaaaaatgagatcataaatagatagaaagaagaaaagataatgaatgtcacaaaaaaaaagataatgcaAGTTGCCATGTGTGGGTCCTATACTAGTTacgttttagttaaaaaaaagagagtaagtTAAGAAAAAGTGTGTTAGGAGTAGAAACTGTCTTAAAGTGTAATAAAATCTCAGAAACTGTCTCAGGATGTAAAAAACtcgttttcttatatatagtcttttagacTCTATGGTTGTAGGAAgtttatgatgatttaataaaaggagttttccagaagaggttttgataaaccactgagaagagtattctcaaaccctaaatatgtttttataaaccactgtgaagagtattcacaacccctaagagcttttaattaagcactgtgaagagtattcacaaatcCTAGATTCGTGTATTCTTGGAATAAACGGATCTAATTCTATTcctagaagcttccgctacatcagttggtatcagaggcAAACGGTTCTATTATCTTGATCGCAGATGTATCTACAACAACAACCACTAGCTGAGATCTTGAAAAAGCTTAAACAAGATCAGATCTTGGAAAAGCTTAAACAAGATCTCAACAAGATTTATAAGAAGTTAGAACAAGATTTCTGCACGGCATTAAATAAATTCGATAAGGcattaaagaaaagagaagcGGCACGAGCTCAAGATGTGCAattggatgatgatgaagacgagGAGAGCTTTATCGAAGAAGATATATGTGGTGTCGACTCTGTCTATAAAGATGAAGTTTGTGCAAAATTCGGACGGGGCGAGATCTGTGTAAAGTCTGTGCAGAACGATTTTCGTGCAAAAATAGGGCGAAGTTGTATTGATGAAGATTTTGAGCAGAATCTTAATTATCTGTTATGTGCAAATTTTGTGCAAAAACGGATTTTTGAAGATTCAAGTTACAATCGGATTCGTGCAAAAATCGTGCGATACAAGctattgaagattcgaggaagaGTTTTTCTTGGAAAACGTTCTGGATTCGAAGACTATgatcaagattcgaggacgaatcttctccaacccggagagaatgatgcagataaatatttggaatatttctatttatcttattatttattttataaattatttgataattatcttaatgttttagggttttatggttttcttatatatagtcttttagacTCTATGGTTGTAGGAAgtttatgatgatttaataaaaggagttttccagaagaggttttgataaaccactgagatgagtattctcaaaccctaaagaggtttttataaaccactgtgaagagtattcacaacccctaagagcttttaattaagcactgtgaagagtattcacaaatcCTAGATTCGTGTATTCTTGAAATAAACGGATCTAATTCTATTcctagaagcttccgctacatcaatTGTACAGTTGATTTTCTGATCTTCTAAAGGGAGACTTTTTAATGTCTTCATTATGGCATGTCATGTAATGTTCTCGTGTTTCCGCCATTAATCTAGTTGTTGTAACTGTCAAAAAACCATTCTGATGCTTGTATCACTGTAatggaaaaaatatattttcttatgaaGGTATGTTATTGTTGTAACCGATATCTTTAAAACTTCCTCGTAAATTTTTGAAacgttatttttggttttatacgATTTAATAGCGTTATTTTCACGCAGGTCATGTAATGTTCTCGTGTTTCTGCCATTAATCTAGTTGTTGTTTCGATGCTTGTATCGCTGTAatggaaaaaatatattttcttgtgaATGTATGTTATTGTTGTAACCGATATCTTTAAAACTTCTTCGTAAATTTTTAAAGcgttattttggttttatatagCGTTATTTTCATGATTGACCGATACGAACGAagaaatttttatattggtGTCATCAAAGACAAAGTAGGATTCAGTTTGTTAAAACATATATGATAGAATCAGGTTTCTAAGCATAAAACTTATTTAGGTCCTCCAATGTGCCCAAGGCTGTAGAAAGCTATCTCTTTAATTACACTGAATCTTAGACACAAGAAGATATTCATAAGATTGccaaattaaatatacaatttccAGGATTGATATATGTGGGAACTAAATGAATGAAAGAATAAGATGTTTGTTAGTTGATATACATAGTTAGATAGATATGACTAAATGATTAGTTTTCATATCTATCCCGGGGGAGTATACTAAtatgaaacatatatatttctGTGAGTGAACTCAAAACTAATATGAACTCAATAGTCAATACTATGTGGTATAACAAAACTGGCTTCTAAAATCAATTTTTGTGAAGTGAAGCATTCCGCACAAAACCCTAGTGActaaaagagagcaagaagagAAATGAGGATGAAGAAGTATATCTATACAAACGAATCCAAATAGTCATATTAGGATAAACTTAATTCAAAACCAAAAgaacttaaaatataattgagaatgttattgttatattatcatgaaactgtttttaatttttttaatagctATTTTACGgacataattttcaaatttaaaaagatGGTCTTGAAGGGGCTCCAGCTACCCAACCAAGCGAATGAGGATCACCGGTAAACTGATCATAACCACTTGTATTACCTCTTAACCCTCCCGGGCCCGCTCCAGCCGGTGGTGATGCTGTCGTGGCCGGTGGTGGACCTCCCCCTCCTCCTccgccttcttcttcttcatctttaaGAGGAAGCCTTTCGAAAGTTGCGTTAGAGAAGGATGCAGCCATCAGTATCACTGAACCCGAAGCCACAAGAGGAGCCACCACGCTTCCTCCGATGACCTGTCCTTGTCCGCCAGAAAGAAAGATCGAAAGACCACCGGATCCCGGCGGCGCCGGCGGCGGAAGAACCGTACCAGTGATGGAAAGAATGTCAAACTTTCCATGTAAAGTCACAACCCCTCCAACTCCTGCCCCAGTTCCACCGTTATTCCCGTGAATCGTCACCGGCTGCCGGAGAACGACGTTAGCCACCGTGCCGTTACCACTGAGAATGGAGACACCTCTCCCTCTCCGGCGAGCGTAAGTGTTGACGCTCTCAACTATGTCGGCTCCAGATGAGACTTCAAGAACATGAGATCTAAGGACGTTAGGGATATCTCTTGTCACAATCACCGGTGGCTTCGGCTTGTTTTTAGATCCCGGAGGACGTCCACGTGGACGTTTCCCCGGAGTTGATCCAGAGTTAACCGGGTCGGAATCAAGTCGACCCGAGTCCTTGTTGGAGTCAGATTCATCATCTggctgaagctgaagctgatgatgAGGTTGAGGTTGAGGTTGAGCCTGTTGTTGAAGTTGGTTGTGAAGCTCAGACCTAAAGAGGCCATGGAAGTATCTAGAAGCTCCTCCGGATTGATCATAACCACCGTCCATCACCGCTGTTCTTGTTTCTTGTGGTTCAAATGTAATGATATTGTGAGGGTGAAGATTTCTTCATATAGAGGAACTTTGGTGAGATCCAGTGGAGAAGTCAAATTTCAGGGAGTAAGGAGCCAATAGCTTGAGTTGATCGGTTACACAAACCGACGAAAATGAGCAAAGAGACACAACTCAAACGGGTGCTACTTGTGTGTTAAACCCTAACTCGCATTAGGACAAGACAGGAGCAGATTTTTTCACTGGAGACGGTGTCGTATTAAGTGATATGAGGTGAAATGAACTGAAAAAGCTTCAAATTGCTTCATGTGCGAAAGTGAGGGACTCTGCAGTACTTTTGTTAAGGATGAAAgccataaaaatatatatattgacacaACGAGAATTTAGTTGAAAATCATtccttttacatttttaaaaaatttaaatctaatacTCATAGTTTGGCATACTAAAATACTATATACATTATATACACATACCGCAtattaatagtataaataattattaattatgtgCATGATACAAGAGAAAACAAGGGTTTCGAGTTGTCTTCTCTGGATATATTcgttttctcctttttttttttgcttatagcTTAAAGCGGAGaggataaataaattatttaaaaaattcaagcTTAAAATAACATGAATTAAGGCCAAAGATAATATGAacataagatttttaaaaagagacTTATACTATTACATTGTTGGAACATACTACATAGAAATCACATATAATTTATCAACAATTTGAGAAATGACTTAATTCCGGTTCATAACGACTAATGGACTCTGATTCTGAATTTTGGAATactaacacaaaaaaaaactggaatAGTTGGTAATCTTTCTTTTATAAAAGGTTGCTGATCTAGTATTCAAGTTATAAATTAAAGTATTTATTATTGGTACTTAAACTCTACTTgagaataattatttatattttagagatGGTGTTATATATTGATCCAAATACTAAAGCTTGTTAAAAAAATACGAGACCTCAATTCATGTAAGAACATCTCTAATAGGCAATAGCactattttttctctataatttacACTAAAATAAAGTAACTTTATTATGAAATATCTTTTATTACAATGGTgttactatataataaaattactttATTATAGAGGAATGTcatttttactccaaaaatagaataaaatgtgGCATTCTTCTATATTTCACTTTATAGTATATAGAGtaattcttttataaaataatactattgaaacaaaatttattttataataga contains these protein-coding regions:
- the LOC108840351 gene encoding AT-hook motif nuclear-localized protein 29-like gives rise to the protein MDGGYDQSGGASRYFHGLFRSELHNQLQQQAQPQPQPHHQLQLQPDDESDSNKDSGRLDSDPVNSGSTPGKRPRGRPPGSKNKPKPPVIVTRDIPNVLRSHVLEVSSGADIVESVNTYARRRGRGVSILSGNGTVANVVLRQPVTIHGNNGGTGAGVGGVVTLHGKFDILSITGTVLPPPAPPGSGGLSIFLSGGQGQVIGGSVVAPLVASGSVILMAASFSNATFERLPLKDEEEEGGGGGGGPPPATTASPPAGAGPGGLRGNTSGYDQFTGDPHSLGWVAGAPSRPSF